A stretch of Mustela nigripes isolate SB6536 chromosome 6, MUSNIG.SB6536, whole genome shotgun sequence DNA encodes these proteins:
- the RASD2 gene encoding GTP-binding protein Rhes has product MMKTLSSGNCTLSVPAKNSYRMVVLGASRVGKSSIVSRFLNGRFEDQYTPTIEDFHRKVYNIRGDMYQLDILDTSGNHPFPAMRRLSILTGDVFILVFSLDNRESFDEVKRLQKQILEVKSCLKNKTKEAAELPMVICGNKNDHSELCRQVPTTEAELLVSGDENCAYFEVSAKKNTNVDEMFYVLFSMAKLPHEMSPALHRKISVQYGDAFHPRPFCMRRVKDMDAYGMVSPFARRPSVNSDLKYIKAKVLREGQARERDKCTIQ; this is encoded by the exons ATGATGAAGACCTTGTCCAGCGGGAACTGCACGCTCAGCGTGCCCGCCAAGAACTCGTACCGCATGGTGGTGCTGGGCGCCTCGCGGGTGGGCAAGAGCTCCATCGTCTCCCGCTTCCTCAACGGCCGCTTCGAGGACCAGTACACGCCTACCATCGAGGACTTCCACCGAAAGGTCTACAACATCCGAGGTGACATGTACCAGCTGGACATCCTGGACACGTCCGGCAACCACCCCTTCCCTGCCATGCGCAGGCTCTCCATCCTCACAG GTGACGTCTTCATCCTGGTGTTCAGCCTGGACAACCGGGAGTCCTTCGACGAGGTCAAGCGCCTCCAGAAGCAGATCCTGGAGGTCAAATCCTGCCTGAAGAACAAGACCAAGGAGGCGGCGGAACTGCCCATGGTCATCTGTGGCAATAAGAATGACCACAGTGAGCTGTGTCGGCAGGTGCCCACCACCGAGGCCGAGCTGCTGGTGTCCGGGGACGAGAACTGCGCCTACTTCGAGGTGTCGGCCAAGAAGAACACCAACGTGGACGAGATGTTCTACGTGCTCTTCAGCATGGCCAAGCTGCCCCACGAGATGAGCCCGGCCTTGCACCGCAAGATCTCCGTGCAGTACGGCGACGCCTTCCACCCCCGGCCCTTCTGCATGCGCCGCGTCAAGGACATGGACGCCTACGGCATGGTCTCGCCCTTTGCCCGCCGCCCTAGCGTCAACAGTGACCTCAAGTACATCAAGGCCAAGGTCCTTCGGGAGGGCCAGGCCCGCGAGCGGGACAAATGCACCATCCAGTGA